From the Solanum lycopersicum chromosome 10, SLM_r2.1 genome, one window contains:
- the LOC101267849 gene encoding prohibitin-1, mitochondrial: MNLNNVKVPKMPGGGATSALIKLGVIAGLGVYGVANSLYNVEGGHRAIVFNRIGGVKNKVYPEGTHFMIPWFERPVIYDVRARPHLVESTSGSRDLQMVKIGLRVLTRPVSDQLPTVYRTLGENYNERVLPSIIHETLKAVVAQYNASQLITQRENVSREIRKILTDRAANFNIALDDVSITSLTFGKEFTAAIEAKQVAAQEAERAKFVVEKAEQDKRSAVIRAQGEAKSAQLIGQAIANNPAFITLRKIEAAREIAQTISHAANKVYLSADDLLLNLQDFNLDTTRK, encoded by the exons ATGAATCTCAACAATGTCAAGGTTCCCAAGATGCCTGGTGGTGGTGCAACTTCTGCTTTGATCAAGCTTGGAGTTATTGCTGGTCTTGGTGTGTATGGAGTTGCCAACAGTCTCTACAATGTTGAGGGTGGGCATCGCGCGATTGTTTTCAACCGTATTGGTGGTGTCAAAAACAAG GTTTATCCAGAAGGGACACACTTCATGATTCCTTGGTTTGAAAGACCAGTCATATATGATGTTCGTGCACGACCCCATCTTGTGGAGAGCACTTCGGGAAGTCGTGACCTCCAGATG GTAAAAATTGGTCTTAGGGTGCTCACTCGTCCAGTTTCAGACCAACTACCCACAGTTTACCGAACTCTTGGTGAAAACTATAATGAAAGGGTCCTACCTTCAATTATCCATGAAACTTTGAAGGCTGTGGTTGCCCAATACAATGCTAGCCAGCTCATCACCCAGAGAGAG AATGTTAGCAGAGAAATAAGGAAGATTTTGACAGACAGGGCAGCCAACTTCAACATTGCACTTGATGATGTATCCATAACAAGCTTAACATTTGGGAAAGAGTTTACTGCTGCAATTGAAGCAAAACAAGTGGCTGCTCAAGAAGCCGAGAGGGCGAAATTTGTTGTGGAAAAAGCTGAGCAAGATAAGCGAAGTGCTGTTATCAGAGCTCAG GGAGAAGCTAAGAGTGCTCAGCTGATTGGTCAAGCTATTGCCAACAATCCAGCATTTATCACTCTCAGGAAGATTGAAGCAGCCAGAGAAATCGCCCAGACTATCTCACACGCAGCAAACAAGGTGTACTTGAGTGCCGATGATCTGTTGCTTAACCTTCAGGACTTCAACTTGGACACTACAAGAAAGTGA